The segment AATAAAGTTTCCTTTATCTACCTTAGTGGAGTTGTAATGCTTATGATAATTATTTCGCATTTTCATCTGGCTGGTGAATCCCAAAAATATTCCCCTCTGGGTCCTTATAATAACCTTGCCAAGCCATTCCAGGCAGAGCATATTTCGGCAATGCGACAGTCCCGCCATTTTCCAATATTTTCGCTTCACTTTGCTCGTAATTTTCTACTCCCATCGTACAAGCAAATCCATTCAATGCTTGGGTAGACTCAGGAGCTGGGCCTTGCCGCTGCATTAATGCCCCGTTTATACCCAACTCTTCCTCCTTACCTGTTACCGCTCCAAAGTAAGGCATTCCGGCATATTCCGTCCAATCCTGAAATGTCCAGCCGAATACCTCTCCATAAAACTTCTTTGCCCGATCCATGTCACTAACATGAATCTCGAAATGTACTAATCTTCCCATGTTATCCTCCAAGGTTTATAGAATTATTGTTTGCCATTATTAAATTCCGTTTTACTGTCGTATTTTCCTATATAGGATGGACAATTTTCAGAAAAAAAATTCCACTGTTAAAGAGAAAACCCCAATAATAAATCTTATTGGGGCAGAGTACTTATATTATCCAGAGGAACAAACTCATACATCCATAACCATTAACTAACCGGAACACAAAGCTCACAATAATGACTCCCAACAAGCTCCATGCTGTACCGCTCCAACACAGGTCTCGTTTTATCAAGCTTAAACTCCAATGCATCCAATACTAGAAATACTTCATCCCATGCCCTTTGAACAGCTTCTGCTGTGTGGGTTATTTTGAAGACAGCGTATTTCCCTCCGCTCATACCCCTTAGCTTTACTTCCTTGTCATCTGTAATAAAACCTTGAGGAACAATTAAGCAAACGTCGTATCGGCAAGCCTCCGGTGCTGTCAGTAAGGGATTGTCTTGGGCAATACCGAAAATACTAGATTTCTGCTCCAGCAGGTTGTTAGCATCAAGCCAACCTTTGAATTTCTCCATTAATCGTCGATTCTCAGGTCCATATGGGCCTATTTGTCTCATATAGATGACTGTGCAAGACGGCATTATCTCTATACTAGGTTTCATCTTTTCTTTCCTTTCCATTAAAGTACATCGATGTCTGAACACATCGTATAATGTACTAAAATGGAAAACAACTGGAATTTAAAAAAAGTTTTATATTTTTACTTTTTGAGCTCATCTATAACAGAAATTACTTGGATATTGTGCCTTTCTAGTATTTCGAGCATATTTTCCGGCACTTCCTTTTCCGTAATAACGATATCAATGTCCTCTAAACCGCATACTTTTTGGAAAAAGGTTTTATTAAACTTCGTAGAATCTACAAGGACAATAACTGTATCAGAACTTCTTACCATTTCACGGTTTAGCAGGCCTTCTTCCTCAATGGACGTAGATAGACCCGTTTCAGATATACCGCAGGTTCCAATAAAGCATTTGTTTACTTTATAATCTTGGATATCTTTAATTGCCCGTGAACCATATATGGCGCGATGATTTTTAGAAACCGTCCCGCCTAACAGATTAATGCGGATATTTTCTTTTCCCAATAATTCATTCGCAACATCCATTGAATTGGTCACAATATTATGATTCTGGCTTGATAAGTATTTTGTTAAGGCCAAAACTGTTGTTGATGCATCTAAAATGAGATGATCTCCTTCACGAATTAAGGACGCTGCCAGTTTGCCAATCTCATTTTTTGCTGCTAACGCCATTTCAGCGCGCTCGTCAAAATTATAAACCTCATTGTGTAATTGCGCTCTTTTTGCTCCGCCTCTGATTCTAATTACTCTTTTCGCTTCTTCCAAAAGAATCAAATCTCTTCTCGCTGTATCTTTTGATACATGATTCAGCTCACAGATTGTTTCTATATCAATTCTCTCATTTACTTGTAAATATTGAAAAATTGCCTCAAGTCTTTCATCCTGTAACATTCCTTCACCTCATTCCTTATATTATAAGTTTTTTTAAGTATTCTTGCAAAATACTGAGTTATTTTAAGTTTTTCTGCTTGAATATGCATTTTTAGTTCGTTATGATTACTGTAAACAGCTATGTTTAACTTATTTCGCCTTATTAATTATCAAAATAGAAAGTGGTGAGCATCATGTCTTCATCCTACTGGCTAACGAATGTTTGCTTAGAAAAGGGGTTTCGCTACGAAAATGGCGTGGTTATTGGAACGGAAACGGAAAACTGTCATTTGCTTGTGGAAAATGGCAAAATCGCCAAAATTATTTCTGCTGATACATTGCCTGACGACCAGTTACAAAAAAAAGATGTCGATAACTTATTGGCCTTACCGTCCTTTATAGAAAAGCATGTTCATTTAGATAAGACAATTTTAGGAGAAAAATGGCGGGCAGTAACTCCTGTAGCTAGTATTTTTGAACGATTTGAAATCGAAAAAAGAGTACTTCCCTCACTCTCCACTACAACAAAGGAAAGAGCGAAGGCACTTATTGAAATACTGCTTCAAGCAGGTTCCACACATATTCGCACACATGTAGATATCTATCAAGAAGCTGGGCTCACAAACTTCTTTGAAATCCAAGAAGCACTTGCAGATTATGAAGGAAAATTATCCTCTGAAATTGTTGCTTTTCCCCAGCATGGATTGCTTCGTAATAACTGCGCAGATTTAGTAAGAGAAGCTGTTCGTAACGGTGCTAGTTTAGTAGGAGGTGTCGATCCTGCTAATGTGGATGGAAATATGGAGAAATCATTACAGCAAATGATGGAGATTGCCGTTGAAGGAAATGCTGATATTGACCTGCATTTGCATGATCCAGGCAAGCTTGGACTAGCAACGATAAAAAGGCTCGCACAACTGACAGAAGAGGCTGGCTGGCAAGGAAGAGTGGCTGTCAGCCACGCGTTTGCATTGGCTGACATGATTGAAGGCGAAGCGGATGAAATGGCACAGATGCTATCAGAGCTTGGTATTTCGATTATTACTAGTGTACCGATTGGCAGAACCATTCCTCCCGCCACCTTCCTTCATAACAAAGGAGTACAGGTTGCAGTAGCATGTGACAATATTTTCGACTCATGGTCACCGTTTGGAAATGGAGATATTTTAGAGCGGGCCAGTCGGTTAGCTGAACTTACAGGCAGATCAACAGAACAAAAGCTTGCCGAAACACTTGGGTTTATTACTGGAGGTATTACACCGTTAAATAAAAACGGACAGCAGGCTTGGCCAAAGGTCGGTGATGATGCGAGCATTGTCTTTACAGAAGCAAGCTGCTCTGCCGAAGCAATTGCTAGAAGATCAAACCGCCCTGCCGTTATGTACCGTGGAAAACTAGTATCAGGTGGGTTTACGAAAGGATGATAACATGACATATTCTTCTTATTGGCTGACAAACGTCCGTTTAGAAACCGGATATCAGTACAACAATGAAACCATTACAGGCACAGACACATCCATTTTCCATCTTCTCGTTGAAAATGGAAAATTCGCCAGAATTGTTCCTCAAGAAACCGTAATTAGTGATGATCTAATAAAATATGATGCACAAAAATCGCTGCTGCTGCCAACCTTTAAAGAAATGCATATTCACCTTGATAAAACCTATTACGGCGGACCATGGAAAGCCGTTACACCAGCGAAAAGCATCTTTGATCGCTTTGCAGAGGAAAAAGAACTGCTGCCTCAATTATTGCCGACTGCCAAAGATAGAGCAGAGAAAATCTTAAGTTTACTGATTGGGTTCGGTTCAACACATGTCCGCACCCACGTTAACATTGATCCTGTGGTAGGACTGAAAAATTTAGAAGCTACACTTGATGCTCTGCAAACATTCTCCGGAAAGATTTCACATGAGATTGTCGCATTCCCGCAGCATGGCTTACTTCATTCTGGGGTAGAGAGCCTTGTTAGAGAAGCCTTAAAACACGGAGCAACACATGTCGGCGGAGTTGTTCCTCATACTGTCGATGGAAATATCGAAAAGTCATTAAATACAATAATCGAAATGGCTGTTGACACTAATTCCGAGATTGATATCCATATCCATGACAGAGATCATTTAGGATTGTTTACGATGAATAGATTGGCAGATTTAACGGAGCAGGCGCGGCTGCATAACAAAGTAACAGTCAGCCATGCGTTTGGCTTTGCTGGTATTCCAGAAGCAAAAGCTGCTGAATTGGCAGCAAGGTTCACTCAGCTTGGAATAGAGGTTACTTCAACGGTCCCTATCGGAAAACTCATCATGCCTATCCCCCTATTGGAGGAAAAAGGTGTTCAAATATCACTAGGTACAGATAGCCTAACTGACCATTGGTCCCCTTTTGGCAACGGTGATAATTTAGAAAAGGCAGGCCGTTTGGCAGAACTTTATGGATATGCTGATGAATGGTCATTATCACAGTCACTTAAGTTTATTACTGGCGGAAAAACACCGTTGGATAAGCAAGGCAAACAAGTATGGCCAGTTGTTGGAGACGATGCTGATATGAATCTTGTTAAGGCGTCATGCAGTGCTGAAGCAGTTGCAAGACGGGCAACTAGAGAGGCTGTTTTTTATAAAGGGACATTATTATCTGGTTCGCTCTCCCATTAATAGCACATTCTTAAGAAATGGAGGCTAAGTATATTTGAAGAAACTATTAAGCTTATTATTGATACCCATCATTTTAGTTGGTTGTCAAAAAACTCCTGCACAACAGAATAATCAATCAGAGCCTGATCAAGCGAAGGTGATTGATTCAGAAGACCCAGTGCCTGATCTTAAAAAGGAGGCTAAAAAACCAATGACTACTCAAGAACAAGAGCAGTTTTTTCAAGCAGTCGAGAATGGCAATATCTCTGAAATTACAAGCTTTATAGAAGACGGGGCTAATATAAACAGTGTCAATCAAGAGGGCCGTACTGCAGCAATGATTGCCACTTATAACAATGACCCTGAATCAGTAAAATTGCTAATTGAAAATGGGGCTGATGTTAATATTCAAGATAGTATGAAAAACAACCCCTTTCTGTACGCTGGGGCAGAGGGGTACTTGGAAATCGTGAAGCTGACAATAGATGCCGGTGCAGATCCAATGCTGTTAAATAGATTTGGCGGTACAGCATTAATACCAGCATCTGAGCACGGTTATGTTGATGTAGTTAAAGAGCTTCTCGAACAAACTGAAATTGATGTTAATCATGTCAATGATCTTGGCTGGACAGCTATATTAGAAGCTATTGTGCTGGGGGATGGCGGGAAAAACCAACAGGAAACACTCCGATTATTAATTTCCCATGGTGCAGATGTTAACATCCCTGATTCAAGTGGGGTTACTCCCCTGCAGCACGCAAAGAAGTTAGGGTATAAAAAGATAAGCGATATACTTTTAGATGCAGGCGCAAACTAACGTAACTATGGAAAAGAGACCAGTTTCAACTGGTCTCTTTTCCATAGTCAGTGTAATCACCACAAAATGTGAAATTATTCACAAAATAGTCCGTTATGCTTCTCTCTTAAAAGACTTAACAACCGCTTGTGTCTTTTCAGAAATATTATACCAATAAGCCCCACCTACAAAAACTGCTCCGCCGATAATATTGCCAATTGTCACTGGAAGTAAATTAGCAAACATTCCACCAATAGACACTGTTTCAGGATGTGGAATGATTATAGCAATAGACATTAGAGTCATATTTGCAACACTGTGTTCAAATCCAGAAGTGATAAATGCAAAGAGACACCAAAATATCATAATTAATTTGGCTGTTTCATCCTTTAGCTTAACGGAGCTCCATACAGCTAAACAAACTAAGATGTTACAGAGAATACCGCGAATAAGCAACTCTATAAAAGGAGCACTCATCTTCGCTTCTGCTCCATGTGTTATAAAGTCTGCTACTCCGCCAACAGCTAAGCCAGAATAACTGAATAATAATGCTACAAGAATGGAGCCTATAAAGTTGCCTAAATAGCTAAATCCCCAAACCTTCCCAGTATCCTTCCACGTTACTTTTTTTTCGAGCATGCCTATCGTCATCACCATATTATTGCCAGTGAAAAGGTCTGCTCCCGCCATAATTACTAAGCTCAACGCAATTCCAAAGGAGATACCCATAATAATTTTTGTACCTGCAAAATTGGCAGGTGTGAGCATTCCGCCTATTGTAAAAATAAGAATAATCCCTAAGCCAACAAAAAAGCCAGCAAGCATTGCACCAACTAAATACTTACTTTTATTCGTATTAAGCGCATTAATCTTCGTTAATGCAGTATTACTAAAAGTTGTAATAACATCCTTCATTTTAATCACTCCTTTTATTGCTTTAATTAGTTCGTTCGGCCATTAATTGCTCTTTCATTCTTTCTAACAATACTTCCTTCAGCAATGAATCGTATTGTAATGGCGGACAAAGAATGACCTCATCCCGACTGTTGGCAACTGCGCTTTCCATCCTTTTTAACAGCGTACCTGTAAATAATAAATATGGCATTATATATATTTTGCTGTAATCTTGCTGAAGTTTATATAGCTCTTTAGCAAATGCCGGCTTCCCCGCAGTCAAAAAAGCTGTATATACTGGTGATTCCAGTCTCTGATAAATATTATTGCTTATTTCCATCAGCTTTAATATTGGTTCCGGGTCACTGCTGCCTCTGCCGACAATTAAAATAGTCCCTTCATTGTCAGTACGTTTTTCTGCTATACGCTTAATTACTAAATCTATCATCTTTGGATGAAGATCAAATGGCTTGGAAATATAAAAGCTTACGTCTGGAAATTCCGCTTTTATCAGTGCCAACTCTTCAGGAATATCTCTTTTAAAATGTGCTGCAGCAAATAATAAATTAGGTACGACTAAAATTTGCTTTGCTCCTGCCTTTATTACCTTTTTCATTGTTTCATAGATTGTCGGTGAAGCTAGTTCTAAAAACGCAATTTCTTGAACTGGTATGTTCATATCCTTTTTTACTTCTTCGATAAAATTTATATACTGGTTATTTCCTTCAGCTATAAGGCTGCCATGTCCAATGTATACAACTGCATCCATTCGTGATCACGCATCCATTCTTTTTTATCTAGTTCCTGCTGTACCTGCTCATCTATTCGTCTGAATCCCTTTTGCAATGCATATTTTTCTACAGATTGACCAATTGCTGCAAATGACATTTCTTTTGGATCTCTGTCGCTGTACTTATTCCATTCTTGCAAAAAGACATCGATTGACCGCTTATTTGGAAAGACAACTGTTTCCCAATTATCCTCTGTTAATAATCGTTCATTTATCTCATGATAGCGGGTATCTATTTCAATAGTATGACTTGGAAAAACACGCTGATTATCAGAGAATGTACTTGTTAATAGCCACCTATCGCCAATTAAAACTGCACTGCTATCGTCAAAGCGTGCCCTTGCACATCGCAGCCCTCTTTTTTCAAGCTCCAGTCGGGTTTTATCAGAGATATATTCTATCTGTCTAGGAAAATCACGAATATCATATCCCGCCATAAAAAGCTGCGAAAACAAAATGTCTATTCCTTCTTTAGAGGCAAAAATTAATCTGTCTGTATCCATTATCAGCTGTAATTCCTCATTCGTATAAGAATGAGGAGTTGTCTTTAAAGCAGGAAATGCATATGCCTCAGCACCATTATTTGTAAAGAATCTTTCCAAGGAGCTTTCCTCAGATGAGCTTTTGGCAACAATTAGTTTTCTTTGATAAAACGGTTTTTTCTCAAACCAAGCAATGGAGGACCGCAGCTTGACTACGTCTCCAACTATCGTTAAAGCTGGATTCTTAATTTCTGCTGCTGTTACTTTCTCTGCGATTGTACTTAATGTGCCTTCAACCACCCGCTGTTTTCCTAACGTTCCCCATTCAATAACAGCTGCCATTGTGTCATGAGAATACCCTTGTGCTAATAACTGCTTGCAGATTGTCGGCAAGCCTTGAACGCCCATATAATAAGCAAGTGTTTCTCCTGTTGCTTCCTGCTTAGGCTCACAAGCTAGTTCTTCATTTTTTTTACATTTATGACCAGTTCTAATAGTGAAACTAGTACTATAATCGCGATGTGTGACTGGAATACCTGCATAGCTGCTTGCGGCAATGCTTGATGTGATTCCAGGAACTATTTCAAACGGTATATTATATGCTGCTATCGCTTCTGCTTCTTCGCCAACTCTTCCAAAAACAGACGGATCACCGCCTTTTAACCTAACTACATATTTGCCCTTTAATGACTCGGCAATTAAAGTCTGATTAATTTTCTCTTGTCGCATAATATGGTTATTAGGCAGCTTTCCACAATATATAAAAGCACACTCATTTTTGGTATAGCGCAGTAATCGCGGATTAGCGAGACGGTCGTATAATACAACATCCGCTTTTCTTAAGCACTCCATCCCTTTATCCGTTATTAATCCAATATCTCCAGGTCCAGCTCCAACAAATGCTACATACCCCTTGTTTGTAT is part of the Niallia taxi genome and harbors:
- a CDS encoding VOC family protein, translated to MGRLVHFEIHVSDMDRAKKFYGEVFGWTFQDWTEYAGMPYFGAVTGKEEELGINGALMQRQGPAPESTQALNGFACTMGVENYEQSEAKILENGGTVALPKYALPGMAWQGYYKDPEGNIFGIHQPDENAK
- a CDS encoding AraC family transcriptional regulator; translated protein: MKPSIEIMPSCTVIYMRQIGPYGPENRRLMEKFKGWLDANNLLEQKSSIFGIAQDNPLLTAPEACRYDVCLIVPQGFITDDKEVKLRGMSGGKYAVFKITHTAEAVQRAWDEVFLVLDALEFKLDKTRPVLERYSMELVGSHYCELCVPVS
- a CDS encoding DeoR/GlpR family DNA-binding transcription regulator — its product is MLQDERLEAIFQYLQVNERIDIETICELNHVSKDTARRDLILLEEAKRVIRIRGGAKRAQLHNEVYNFDERAEMALAAKNEIGKLAASLIREGDHLILDASTTVLALTKYLSSQNHNIVTNSMDVANELLGKENIRINLLGGTVSKNHRAIYGSRAIKDIQDYKVNKCFIGTCGISETGLSTSIEEEGLLNREMVRSSDTVIVLVDSTKFNKTFFQKVCGLEDIDIVITEKEVPENMLEILERHNIQVISVIDELKK
- a CDS encoding amidohydrolase, producing MSSSYWLTNVCLEKGFRYENGVVIGTETENCHLLVENGKIAKIISADTLPDDQLQKKDVDNLLALPSFIEKHVHLDKTILGEKWRAVTPVASIFERFEIEKRVLPSLSTTTKERAKALIEILLQAGSTHIRTHVDIYQEAGLTNFFEIQEALADYEGKLSSEIVAFPQHGLLRNNCADLVREAVRNGASLVGGVDPANVDGNMEKSLQQMMEIAVEGNADIDLHLHDPGKLGLATIKRLAQLTEEAGWQGRVAVSHAFALADMIEGEADEMAQMLSELGISIITSVPIGRTIPPATFLHNKGVQVAVACDNIFDSWSPFGNGDILERASRLAELTGRSTEQKLAETLGFITGGITPLNKNGQQAWPKVGDDASIVFTEASCSAEAIARRSNRPAVMYRGKLVSGGFTKG
- a CDS encoding amidohydrolase family protein; the encoded protein is MTYSSYWLTNVRLETGYQYNNETITGTDTSIFHLLVENGKFARIVPQETVISDDLIKYDAQKSLLLPTFKEMHIHLDKTYYGGPWKAVTPAKSIFDRFAEEKELLPQLLPTAKDRAEKILSLLIGFGSTHVRTHVNIDPVVGLKNLEATLDALQTFSGKISHEIVAFPQHGLLHSGVESLVREALKHGATHVGGVVPHTVDGNIEKSLNTIIEMAVDTNSEIDIHIHDRDHLGLFTMNRLADLTEQARLHNKVTVSHAFGFAGIPEAKAAELAARFTQLGIEVTSTVPIGKLIMPIPLLEEKGVQISLGTDSLTDHWSPFGNGDNLEKAGRLAELYGYADEWSLSQSLKFITGGKTPLDKQGKQVWPVVGDDADMNLVKASCSAEAVARRATREAVFYKGTLLSGSLSH
- a CDS encoding ankyrin repeat domain-containing protein, with product MIDSEDPVPDLKKEAKKPMTTQEQEQFFQAVENGNISEITSFIEDGANINSVNQEGRTAAMIATYNNDPESVKLLIENGADVNIQDSMKNNPFLYAGAEGYLEIVKLTIDAGADPMLLNRFGGTALIPASEHGYVDVVKELLEQTEIDVNHVNDLGWTAILEAIVLGDGGKNQQETLRLLISHGADVNIPDSSGVTPLQHAKKLGYKKISDILLDAGAN
- a CDS encoding formate/nitrite transporter family protein encodes the protein MKDVITTFSNTALTKINALNTNKSKYLVGAMLAGFFVGLGIILIFTIGGMLTPANFAGTKIIMGISFGIALSLVIMAGADLFTGNNMVMTIGMLEKKVTWKDTGKVWGFSYLGNFIGSILVALLFSYSGLAVGGVADFITHGAEAKMSAPFIELLIRGILCNILVCLAVWSSVKLKDETAKLIMIFWCLFAFITSGFEHSVANMTLMSIAIIIPHPETVSIGGMFANLLPVTIGNIIGGAVFVGGAYWYNISEKTQAVVKSFKREA
- a CDS encoding sirohydrochlorin chelatase, with the translated sequence MDAVVYIGHGSLIAEGNNQYINFIEEVKKDMNIPVQEIAFLELASPTIYETMKKVIKAGAKQILVVPNLLFAAAHFKRDIPEELALIKAEFPDVSFYISKPFDLHPKMIDLVIKRIAEKRTDNEGTILIVGRGSSDPEPILKLMEISNNIYQRLESPVYTAFLTAGKPAFAKELYKLQQDYSKIYIMPYLLFTGTLLKRMESAVANSRDEVILCPPLQYDSLLKEVLLERMKEQLMAERTN
- the cobA gene encoding uroporphyrinogen-III C-methyltransferase, with the protein product MMDTNKGYVAFVGAGPGDIGLITDKGMECLRKADVVLYDRLANPRLLRYTKNECAFIYCGKLPNNHIMRQEKINQTLIAESLKGKYVVRLKGGDPSVFGRVGEEAEAIAAYNIPFEIVPGITSSIAASSYAGIPVTHRDYSTSFTIRTGHKCKKNEELACEPKQEATGETLAYYMGVQGLPTICKQLLAQGYSHDTMAAVIEWGTLGKQRVVEGTLSTIAEKVTAAEIKNPALTIVGDVVKLRSSIAWFEKKPFYQRKLIVAKSSSEESSLERFFTNNGAEAYAFPALKTTPHSYTNEELQLIMDTDRLIFASKEGIDILFSQLFMAGYDIRDFPRQIEYISDKTRLELEKRGLRCARARFDDSSAVLIGDRWLLTSTFSDNQRVFPSHTIEIDTRYHEINERLLTEDNWETVVFPNKRSIDVFLQEWNKYSDRDPKEMSFAAIGQSVEKYALQKGFRRIDEQVQQELDKKEWMRDHEWMQLYTLDMAAL